The following are encoded in a window of Cyprinus carpio isolate SPL01 chromosome A13, ASM1834038v1, whole genome shotgun sequence genomic DNA:
- the LOC109074484 gene encoding glycogen phosphorylase, liver form-like gives MATPLTDQEKRKQISIRGIVGVENVAELKQGFNRHLHFTLVKDRNVATPRDYYFALAHTVRDHLVGRWIRTQQFYYEADPKRVYYLSLEFYMGRALQNTMINLGLQNACDEAIYQLGLDMEDLEEMEEDAGLGNGGLGRLAACFLDSMATLGLAAYGYGIRYEYGIFNQKIKDGWQFEEADDWLRYGNPWEKARPEFMLPVHFYGRVEEEDGKEPKWVNTQVVLAMPYDTPIPGYMNNTVNTMRLWSARAPNDFNLRDFNVGDYIQAVLDRNLAENISRVLYPNDNFFEGKELRLKQEYFVVAATLQDVIRRFKTSKKNCSGPLSFDSFPDKVAIQLNDTHPAMAIPELMRIFVDIEKLDWDTNLPEALERWPVELMERLLPRHLQIIYRINQIHLDHIASLFPDDMDRIRRMSLIEEEGGKRVNMAHLCIVGSHKVNGVAEIHSDIIKRDVFRDFSELEPEKFQNKTNGITPRRWLLLCNPGLADLIAEAIGEDYVKDLNHLQKLNDLVDYDTFIRDVAKVKQDNKLKFAQYLEKVYNVDINPASMFDVHVKRIHEYKRQLLNCLHVITMYNRIKRGPIKPFVPRTVIIGGKAAPGYHMAKMIIKLITSVADVVNNDPVIGRKLKVIYLENYRVSLAEKVIPATDLSEQISTAGTEASGTGNMKFMLNGALTIGTMDGANVEMAEEAGEENLFIFGMRVEDVAEMDKEGYDALQYYESLPELKQAVDQIKSGYFSPKQPEMFSDIINMLFHHDRFKVFADYESYVKCQERVSALYKDQREWTRVVIKNIAASGKFSSDRSIKEYATEIWGVEPTDLKIPPPSEPREALEETARTLRKN, from the exons ATGGCGACTCCTCTAACGGACCAGGAGAAGCGCAAGCAGATCAGCATCAGAGGGATCGTCGGTGTGGAGAATGTGGCAGAGCTGAAGCAGGGCTTCAACCGGCACCTGCACTTCACGCTGGTCAAAGACAGAAACGTCGCGACGCCGCGGGATTATTATTTCGCGCTCGCGCACACGGTGCGTGATCACCTGGTGGGCCGCTGGATCCGAACACAGCAGTTCTACTATGAGGCCGACCCGAAG CGCGTATATTACCTGTCACTGGAGTTCTACATGGGCAGGGCGCTCCAGAACACCATGATTAATCTAGGTCTGCAGAACGCCTGTGATGAGGCTATCTACCAG CTGGGGTTGGATATGGAGGATCTGGAAGAGATGGAAGAAGATGCCGGATTAGGCAACGGAGGGCTGGGAAGATTAGcag CTTGTTTTCTTGACTCCATGGCGACTCTGGGTCTGGCTGCTTATGGATATGGGATTCGATATGAGTATGGAATCTTCAACCAGAAAATCAAAGATGGCTGGCAG TTTGAAGAGGCGGATGATTGGTTGAGGTACGGGAACCCCTGGGAGAAAGCCCGTCCTGAGTTCATGCTGCCCGTGCATTTCTATGGCCGTGTGGAGGAAGAGGATGGGAAGGAGCCGAAATGGGTCAATACACAG GTGGTCCTGGCCATGCCGTACGACACGCCAATCCCTGGATACATGAACAACACGGTGAACACTATGCGCTTGTGGTCTGCACGCGCACCCAACGACTTCAACCTGCGAGACT tTAATGTTGGTGATTACATTCAGGCAGTTTTGGACCGCAACTTAGCAGAAAACATTTCCCGCGTACTCTATCCAAATGACAAT TTCTTTGAAGGAAAGGAGCTGCGGTTGAAGCAGGAATATTTTGTGGTGGCAGCGACTTTACAAGATGTGATTCGGCGCTTTAAGACTTCAAAGAAGAACTGCTCTGGACCGTTGTCATTTGACAGCTTCCCTGATAAG gttgcCATCCAGTTGAATGATACTCATCCTGCTATGGCCATCCCTGAGCTGATGAGGATATTTGTGGACATTGAGAAACTAGACTGGGACACA AATTTGCCTGAAGCTCTGGAGCGCTGGCCGGTCGAACTGATGGAGAGACTTTTACCCCGACACCTGCAAATCATATACAGGATCAACCAAATACACTTGGAT CATATAGCATCTCTGTTTCCAGATGATATGGATCGAATCCGCAGGATGTCTCTGATCGAGGAGGAAGGGGGAAAGAGAGTAAACATGGCCCATCTTTGCATTGTGGGCTCACACAAAGTCAATGGAGTTGCAGAGATTCACTCCGACATAATCAAAAGAGACGT ATTCCGAGACTTCAGCGAGCTTGAACCGGAGAAATTTCAGAATAAAACAAATGGCATCACACCACGACGCTGGCTGCTTCTCTGCAACCCAGGACTCGCTGATCTGATTGCAGAG GCTATCGGTGAAGACTATGTGAAAGATCTAAATCATCTGCAGAAGCTGAATGATCTGGTTGACTACGACACTTTCATCCGAGATGTAGCCAAAGTCAAACAG gATAACAAGCTGAAGTTTGCACAGTATTTAGAGAAGGTGTACAATGTGGACATAAATCCTGCATCCATGTTTGATGTCCATGTGAAAAGAATCCATGAATACAAACGACAGCTGCTCAACTGCCTCCACGTCATCACCATGTACAACC GCATCAAAAGGGGCCCCATTAAACCTTTTGTACCACGGACTGTGATTATCGGTGGAAAG GCTGCTCCTGGATATCACATGGCAAAGATGATTATTAAGTTGATCACCTCCGTCGCTGATGTTGTGAATAACGATCCTGTGATTGGCCGTAAACTGAAGGTCATTTACCTGGAGAACTACAGAGTGTCACTGGCAGAGAAAG TGATTCCAGCTACAGACCTGTCAGAGCAGATCTCCACTGCAGGTACAGAGGCTTCAGGGACGGGAAACATGAAGTTCATGCTGAACGGGGCGCTGACCATTGGCACTATGGATGGTGCCAACGTGGAGATGGCAGAAGAAGCCGGAGAAGAAAACCTCTTCATCTTTGGCATGAGGGTGGAAGATGTAGCAGAGATGGATAAAGAAGG ctatGATGCATTACAATATTATGAGAGTCTTCCAGAGCTTAAACAAGCCGTAGATCAGATTAAAAGTGGCTATTTCTCACCGAAACAGCCTGAGATGTTCAGCGACATCATCAACATGCTGTTCCATCATGATCG GTTTAAAGTTTTCGCAGACTACGAGTCTTACGTGAAGTGTCAAGAGAGAGTCAGCGCTCTGTATAAG GATCAGAGAGAGTGGACTCGGGTGGTAATTAAGAACATTGCGGCATCTGGAAAGTTCTCCAGTGACCGCTCCATTAAAGAGTACGCCACTGAGATCTGGGGAGTGGAGCCGACTGACCTGAAGATTCCTCCACCCAGCGAACCCCGTGAAGCTCTGGAGGAAACCGCTCGCACCCTGCGCAAGAACTGA